In Rosa rugosa chromosome 4, drRosRugo1.1, whole genome shotgun sequence, the genomic stretch CTTGAGGAGGGTTCCGGTTAACTTGATTTAGAAATTGGTCAATCTTGCCTTCTAACCTTTTGAATTCATGCATAGAAGGCCCGGTTGATGTCCCTTGAACCTCATAAATACCACCTCGGTTGGGTATACTCTCCTTGTTATGCACTTGACGTCTCCTTGTATCAAGATCATCCCATTGAAGGGACTTGAGAGAAAGCTCCTCGTATGTGTCCCAAGCGGCATCCGGGAGTTTACTTGCAATAGTTCCACCACTAAAAGTGTCAACATTTTGCCTTTGATCCGGCATCAATCCTCTATAGAACTTATCCACAAGGAACCACTTCTCTAACCCATGGTGAGGACATGACATCTCCAAGTCCTTGAATCGCTCCCAACACTCATTAAAACTTTCTTGTGGGTGTTGTCGAAATGCAACAAGCTCATCTCTAACATTGGAAGTTCTTGAAGGAGGAAAATATTTTCCCAAGAAAGTTTCTTGCATCTCCACCCAAGTGCGTATGGATCTAGGAGGCAACTTACTTAACCACTTCCTCGCATAGTCCTTGAGTGTGAAAGGGAACAATCTAAGCTTCAAACCATCGGGATTGAGACCATGTAGTTGAACGGTAGTACACACTTCTTCAAACTCCGCAATATGATCATAGGGATTATTTGAGGGCATGCCATGGAATACGGGTAGAATGCTTAAAGTACTTGGCTTGATCTCAAAATGATGTTCACATGGAGGGAGCATAATACAAGAAGGATGATCAACAATTGTGGGATTAGTGTATTCCCTCATTGTCTTTTGCTCCCCCATGGTGTTTGTAGGTTGTGATCTTAATGGACTCGGTGAAAGGCTTCTTGGATGTACTCTTGGTCTAGGAGGTGCTCGCTTTCTTGGACGACCTCTTTGTCTCTTTGGAGCTTCACTCATGCACCTCGCAAAAATATGACCACGTAAGAAATACTCAAGAATTCACAAAATAAGCAACTTGAATCCAATTTCACCATTCACAATGAATGGGAGATGTAATGAGATAAGATAAGACAACaattaaacaagaaaataaaataaattaaagcaaaGAATAAGTGAAAATCTAACAACTCAAGAAACTAACGACTAATTGGAAAATGTAATAAAAAGCTAGCAAACAAGTCAAGCCAAGTGATGATCGCTATCGATGCTCATGTCTTACATGTACTACAAAGTAATACAAGGCCCGTCACTTCGATAGAAATAACCACAATGTCTCAACAAACAAATCACACaaaaaagtaacaaaaaatAAGCAAAGTAAAACAAACaatcaccaatttttttttttttttaaggctaAACACACAAAGAAAATTTAACTGCaattaagaaaataatgcaaGTGACCTAACCACCTAAAACCAAGGGATTAGAGATATTACActctaatccccggcaacggcgccatttgATTTGATGCCTAAAATGCAACTTACGCTCAACAAGGACACGCTCATCAAAGAATTGGGAAATATTTAAACCCGGAAATATCGTACCTTGGGGATCTTGGGCTAACTCAAATCCAATGGTTTATGGGTCACAAAAGTCACTTgctaaactaaaagaaaaattgtaAAATGGCTAAGTGAGATACCAAGTCTCACACATGCACAGCTTAGGTCTCCCGAAGCCAAAAAGTAGCTAAGAACTCACCAAAATAAATTGATAGGCTCAAGGCCTTATGGTACTTACAATGAAAAATGTGAGCAAATATTTGGGGgaattaatttttggttttggaaaCTAAAAACTAGGAAATTAAAATTTGCAAAAAAGTAAAGTGCTAGAAATTTAAAGGTTTGGAAAACAATGGACAAAATTTGGGTACTAAAGCATCCACTCTAACAATCATTTACCGTAACAACACAATTTTGGCACACAACAAAAGGGAAATGGCGCAATCCCTAACTCTAAGCCGGACTAGGGCCTTAGAGTGATAATGCAAATCCGGACTAGGGCATTCACATTCTCATAGTACAAAAATAATGTAAATCCGGGCTAGGGCATTCACATTCTCATCACACA encodes the following:
- the LOC133742741 gene encoding uncharacterized protein LOC133742741; protein product: MGEQKTMREYTNPTIVDHPSCIMLPPCEHHFEIKPSTLSILPVFHGMPSNNPYDHIAEFEEVCTTVQLHGLNPDGLKLRLFPFTLKDYARKWLSKLPPRSIRTWVEMQETFLGKYFPPSRTSNVRDELVAFRQHPQESFNECWERFKDLEMSCPHHGLEKWFLVDKFYRGLMPDQRQNVDTFSGGTIASKLPDAAWDTYEELSLKSLQWDDLDTRRRQVHNKESIPNRGGIYEVQGTSTGPSMHEFKRLEGKIDQFLNQVNRNPPQAQVKMATSTPCLLCESLAHSTQECHLSSQYPEFMEEHVNQVGSFVPRNPRNDPYSNTYNPGWRNHPNFSWKDQGGVSNMHQHYNKT